One window from the genome of Eucalyptus grandis isolate ANBG69807.140 chromosome 7, ASM1654582v1, whole genome shotgun sequence encodes:
- the LOC104430121 gene encoding protein NTM1-like 9, with amino-acid sequence MATWPVGLRFEPTEDELVDHHLRGKLKGKLEAFCLIPELYIYSCEPPDLFISYNELSAIPSDGRECFFFCPGGDKIPNNRRSNNRMTELGYWKDTCKKRVIRSLVTGKQIGIRKILVYYEGRQPKGRKTDVVMHEYHLNSSVSDSKISGPMAFVLCHIIDRKRKKARSAKAVALASSSTGSTPNDSGNGQRDEISTEASGEVTIETQNQNEILISSMSDNNGPIIPQQDQVHEEQSPLYDGCLFIDGHSDELYDLPYSPSNGMEILDLWNVPTDELVCQSILPGEEFDGLTIT; translated from the exons ATGGCAACGTGGCCGGTGGGACTCAGATTCGAACCGACCGAGGATGAACTCGTCGATCATCACCTTAGAGGGAAGCTCAAGGGAAAACTGGAAGCATTCTGCCTCATCCCAGAGCTATACATCTACAGTTGCGAGCCTCCGGATTTGTTCATTTCATACAATG AATTATCGGCCATACCGTCAGACGGACGGGAGTGCTTCTTCTTCTGTCCTGGCGGGgacaaaattccaaataatcGTCGTTCTAATAACAGGATGACAGAATTGGGATATTGGAAAGATACTTGTAAGAAACGCGTTATACGATCCCTGGTCACTGGCAAACAAATAGGGATCAGGAAGATTTTGGTTTATTATGAGGGTCGACAACCGAAAGGCCGCAAGACCGATGTGGTCATGCACGAATACCACCTAAACTCAAGTGTCTCTGACAGTAAAATCTCCGGCCCG ATGGCCTTTGTTCTCTGTCACATAATCGACAGGAAACGTAAGAAAGCGAGGTCAGCAAAAGCGGTTGCTTTGGCCAGTTCAAGCACCGGTAGTACTCCTAATGACTCCGGAAATGGACAACGCGACGAAATTAGTACAGAG GCATCTGGGGAAGTAACGATCGAAACCCAAAATCAGAATGAGATATTGATTTCCAGCATGTCAGACAATAATGGGCCTATTATCCCTCAGCAGGACCAGGTGCACGAAGAGCAAAGCCCGCTTTATGATGGTTGTCTGTTTATAGATGGGCATAGTGACGAATTGTATGATCTGCCATATTCCCCGAGCAACGGTATGGAGATCTTGGACCTCTGGAATGTCCCTACGGATGAACTAGTATGCCAAAGTATCCTTCCTGGAGAAGAATTTGATGGACTTACTATTACCTAG
- the LOC104452966 gene encoding protein NTM1-like 9, whose protein sequence is MASWPVGLRFEPTEDELIDHHLRGKLKGKLEAYCLIPELYIYSCEPPDLFISYNELSDIPSDGRECFFFCPCGDKIPSNHRSNNRMTELGYWKDTCKKRVIRSLVTGKQIGIRKILVYYEGRQPKGCKTDVVMHEYLLNSSVSDSKISGPMAFVLCHIIDRKRKKVRSTKASTLANSSTGSIPNDSGNGQAHEISAQASEEETIETQNQIEISICRMPDGDVPIIPQQAQMDEEQTLLYNGCPFIDEYSDELHDTPYSPSNGMEILDMWNVPTNGPECQSIFHGEAFDGLA, encoded by the exons ATGGCGTCGTGGCCGGTGGGACTCAGGTTCGAACCGACCGAGGACGAACTCATCGATCATCACCTCAGAGGGAAGCTCAAGGGAAAACTGGAAGCATACTGCCTCATTCCAGAGCTATACATCTACAGCTGCGAGCCTCCTGATTTGTTCATTTCATACAATG AATTATCGGACATACCGTCGGACGGACGGGAGTGCTTCTTCTTCTGTCCTTGCGGGGACAAGATTCCGAGTAATCATCGTTCTAATAACAGGATGACGGAATTGGGATATTGGAAGGATACCTGTAAGAAGCGCGTTATTCGATCCCTGGTCACTGGCAAGCAAATAGGGATCAGGAAGATTTTGGTTTACTATGAGGGTCGACAACCGAAAGGCTGCAAGACCGATGTGGTCATGCATGAATATCTCCTAAATTCAAGTGTTTCTGACAGTAAAATCTCTGGCCCG ATGGCCTTTGTTCTCTGTCACATAATCGACAGGAAACGTAAGAAAGTGAGGTCAACAAAAGCGAGTACTTTGGCCAATTCAAGCACCGGTAGTATTCCTAATGACTCCGGAAATGGACAAGCGCACGAAATTAGTGCACAG GCATCTGAGGAAGAAACTATCGAAACCCAGAATCAGATTGAGATATCAATTTGCAGGATGCCAGATGGTGACGTGCCTATTATCCCTCAGCAGGCCCAGATGGACGAAGAGCAAACCCTGCTTTATAATGGTTGTCCATTTATAGATGAATATAGTGACGAATTGCATGATACACCATATTCTCCAAGCAACGGTATGGAGATCTTGGATATGTGGAATGTCCCTACGAATGGACCAGAATGCCAAAGTATCTTTCATGGAGAAGCATTTGATGGCCTAGCCTGA
- the LOC120295506 gene encoding uncharacterized protein LOC120295506 has translation MHTIFHVYMVKMVFDYRSLILILSSLQMAHVLFHIIDRKCKKPSTLASSSTSNTPNDSGTGQAHVISAQASEEIMIETENQNKMLISRMPDSIIPIIPQQTQMHEEQSWLYNGYPFIDGIVTTVMLCHVLQAMVLRPWISGMSARDGLVCQTIFHT, from the exons ATGCATACAATATTTCATGTATATATGGTTAAAATGGTCTTTGACTATAGAAGTCTGATCCTCATCCTTTCATCTTTGCAGATGGCCCATGTTCTCTTTCACATAATCGACAGGAAATGTAAAAAACCGAGTACTTTGGCCAGTTCAAGCACCAGCAATACTCCTAATGACTCTGGAACTGGACAAGCTCACGTAATTAGTGCACAG GCATCTGAGGAAATTATGATCGAAACTGAAAATCAGAACAAGATGCTGATTTCCAGAATGCCAGACAGTATCATTCCTATCATTCCTCAGCAGACCCAGATGCACGAAGAGCAGAGCTGGCTTTACAATGGTTATCCGTTCATAGATGGCATAGTGACGACTGTTATGCTATGCCATGTTCTCCAAGCGATGGTATTGAGACCTTGGATCTCTGGAATGTCGGCTAGGGACGGATTAGTATGCCAAACTATCTTTCATACATAG
- the LOC104452963 gene encoding NAC domain-containing protein 62 encodes MGAVIIPQNLPIGYRFHPTDEEFVDHYLTNRVLGIVEDPCIIPDVDICRWDPWELPQKFHGESIIRPDDKVQEWWCYCLQTPQQVKRTTPSGYWKKTGPDRNVKARDIKIGTKKTLVFHTRQGSKGVKTNWVIHEYHLLIKNLNRNYVLCRIKHKGDEKADNSTMELVYEASGLENLDSILHQPDHEDLFTEDLIQAKMMSLMEVSSLPQNRVQFALPDLLQQPQSALQSLNNRFSSNIHQFMNVKNPFANFFSSDNGWFTTSDEDEDAGDMFIADLSEEDVSEEDGDAGDMLIADVSEEDEYVRDMLNADLFDADFFDGDQVQTQYGQTSNQHSEHPVLMENRRTRTIDSFHGVVPLEEKKGLVENKFNGSLVTPEKPIAPPVCAASINYHEEPSFGKFKQETAAKSIKPECVYLDETAAKAKNGQISVVENSKTQTIESLHDVAPFEQKEGFMQTKFNSSHVSSTKSMELLKEPKDPEIPESPRIYIDDEPRLEKVKKQGIALRNVKTECVSLDESAAKAKVEEAPNSPRKTSSREIEHAGENSNSVTASTRPSTESTKSPTDAPMSNIVNLVIGILLLIAFTYLHLPSI; translated from the exons ATGGGAGCTGTGATCATCCCACAGAATTTGCCCATCGGGTACAGATTCCATCCAACTGACGAGGAATTCGTCGATCATTACTTGACGAACCGAGTCTTAGGAATCGTAGAGGATCCCTGCATAATTCCAGATGTTGACATCTGCAGGTGGGATCCTTGGGAATTACCACAGAAGTTTCATG GTGAATCAATTATTCGCCCGGATGACAAAGTACAAGAGTGGTGGTGCTACTGTCTGCAAACACCCCAACAGGTTAAAAGAACGACTCCCTCTGGCTATTGGAAGAAGACTGGTCCAGACCGGAATGTCAAGGCCAGAGATATCAAAATCGGCACTAAGAAAACATTAGTTTTCCACACACGTCAGGGCTCTAAAGGCGTCAAGACCAACTGGGTCATACATGAATATCATCTACTCATAAAAAAT TTGAATAGAAACTATGTTCTGTGTCGCATAAAGCATAAAGGAGATGAGAAGGCTGATAATTCTACCATGGAATTAGTGTACGAAGCCAGTGGCCTAGAAAATTTGGATTCAATTCTTCATCAACCAGATCACGAGGACTTGTTTACTGAG GATTTGATCCAAGCAAAGATGATGTCACTGATGGAGGTCTCTTCTCTGCCCCAGAACCGAGTTCAATTTGCTTTGCCTGACCTCCTGCAGCAGCCTCAGTCTGCACTGCAATCACTAAATAATAGATTCTCCTCCAACATACATCAGTTTATGAATGTCAAGAATCCTTTtgcaaacttcttctcatcggACAATGGTTGGTTCACAACAAGTGACGAGGATGAAGATGCTGGTGACATGTTTATTGCAGATCTTTCTGAAGAGGATGTTTCTGAAGAGGATGGAGATGCTGGGGACATGCTAATTGCAGATGTTTCTGAAGAGGATGAATATGTTCGTGACATGCTAAATGCAGATCTTTTTGATGCCGACTTCTTTGATGGAGACCAAGTGCAAACACAG TATGGGCAAACATCTAACCAGCATAGTGAGCATCCTGTTCTAATGGAGAATCGGCGAACACGAACAATCGACTCGTTTCACGGTGTTGTTcctcttgaggaaaagaaaggcCTGGTGGAGAATAAGTTTAACGGCTCACTTGTCACTCCTGAGAAACCTATAGCGCCTCCTGTATGCGCTGCAAGTATAAATTATCATGAAGAGCCAAGTTTCGGAAAGTTTAAGCAGGAAACTGCAGCCAAAAGTATCAAACCAGAATGCGTATATTTGGATGAAACAGCAGCCAAAGCAAAG AATGGCCAAATATCTGTAGTGGAGAATAGCAAAACACAAACAATTGAGTCACTCCATGATGTTGCTCCTTTTGAGCAAAAGGAAGGTTTCATGCAGACTAAATTCAACAGCTCACATGTTTCCTCCACCAAATCTATGGAGCTTCTGAAAGAGCCCAAGGATCCAGAAATTCCCGAGTCTCCAAGAATTTATATCGATGATGAACCAAGGCTCGAAAAGGTTAAGAAGCAGGGAATTGCATTGAGAAATGTTAAAACAGAATGTGTATCTTTGGATGAATCTGCAGCAAAAGCGAAGGTTGAAGAAGCTCCCAATTCACCGAGGAAGACAAGCAGCAGGGAGATTGAACATGCCGGAGAGAATTCAAATTCCGTGACTGCATCGACAAGACCATCCACCGAGAGCACAAAAAGTCCAACAGATGCTCCCATGAGTAATATTGTGAACCTGGTCATCGGGATTCTCCTGTTGATCGCCTTCACTTACCTTCACCTGCCAAGtatttga
- the LOC104452965 gene encoding protein NTM1-like 9 has product MAAWPVGLRFEPTEDELVDHHLRGKLKGKLEAFCLIPELYIYSCEPPDLFISYNELSAIPSDGRECFFFCPCGDKIPNNRRSNNRMTELGFWKDTCKKRVIRSLVTGKQIGIRKILVYYEGRQPKGRKTDVVMHEYHLNSSVSDSKISGQTAFVLCHIIDRKRKKARSAKACASASSSTISTPNDSGNGRSDEVSTEVSEEVTIETQNQNEILISSMPDDNGPIIPQQDHMHEEQSPLYDGCPFIDGHSDELYDLLYSPSNGMEILDLWNIPTDELVCQSFLPGEEYDGLTFT; this is encoded by the exons ATGGCGGCATGGCCGGTGGGACTCAGATTCGAGCCGACCGAGGACGAACTCGTCGATCATCACCTTAGAGGGAAGCTCAAGGGAAAACTGGAAGCATTCTGCCTCATCCCAGAGCTCTACATCTACAGTTGCGAGCCTCCGGATCTGTTCATTTCATACAATG AATTATCGGCTATACCGTCAGACGGACGGGAGTGCTTCTTCTTCTGTCCTTGCGGGgacaaaattccaaataatcGTCGTTCGAATAACAGGATGACAGAATTGGGATTTTGGAAAGATACCTGTAAGAAACGCGTTATACGATCCCTGGTCACCGGCAAGCAAATAGGGATCAGGAAGATTTTGGTTTACTATGAGGGTCGACAACCGAAAGGCCGCAAGACCGATGTGGTCATGCATGAATATCACCTAAACTCAAGTGTCTCCGACAGTAAAATCTCCGGCCAG ACGGCCTTTGTTCTCTGTCACATAATCGACAGGAAACGCAAGAAAGCGAGGTCAGCAAAGGCGTGTGCTTCGGCCAGTTCAAGCACCATCAGTACTCCTAATGACTCCGGAAATGGACGATCCGACGAAGTTAGTACAGAG GTATCTGAGGAAGTAACGATCGAAACCCAAAATCAGAACGAGATATTGATTTCCAGCATGCCAGACGATAATGGGCCAATTATCCCTCAGCAGGACCATATGCACGAAGAGCAAAGCCCTCTTTATGATGGTTGTCCGTTTATAGATGGGCATAGTGACGAATTGTATGATCTGCTATATTCCCCGAGCAACGGTATGGAGATCTTGGACCTCTGGAATATCCCTACGGATGAACTAGTATGCCAAAGTTTCCTTCCTGGAGAAGAATACGATGGACTTACTTTTACCTAG